AATCGATGGATCGCGCCGAGCGGCAGCGGCAGTCCGACTGGGGTCGTGCCCTGTTCCACGGCGAGGAATCGCCGAGCCAGCCACCCGTGGCCGGCCGGCTCGCGGGCCATCCGACGAGCCTGCCGGTCGCGGCCACCCGCTGCGTCAACTGCCATGCGGCCACGGCGGCCGCCAACGCCGTCGGCACGCCCGTACAGGGCGGCGCGCTGCAGCGCCTCACCCCCCGGCGCGGTGGCCCGCCCTCGGCCTACGACGCGGCCAGCCTGTGCCGCCTGCTGCGCGACGGCATCGATCCGGCCGACGTGCTCATCGACCAGACCATGCCGCGCTACCAGGTCGACGACGCCCAGTGCGCCGCGCTCTGGGCCTGGCTCACACGACCCATCACCGGGAGCTGACATGACCGAACCGCACGTCGACCTTCACCTGCGACGCACCCTGCTGGGCACCGCCGCCTTGCTGCTGGGCTCCGGCACCGGATCGGTCGCCCAGGCCCATAACGTGAGCGGCCCGGTGTCCCCGCCCCTGTCCGTGCCCGCGCGCACCTTGCGCATGCACGACGGCCGGCCGCTCGCCGCCAGCGCCCTGCTGCAGGGCCGCATCACCGCGCTGCAGCTCATGTTCACCGGCTGCAGCGCTATCTGCCCGATCCAGGGTGCGCTCTTCGCCGAACTCGACCGCCGCGTGAGCGCCTCGCCGGCCCTGGCCGGTGACGTGCAGTTGCTCTCGCTGAGCATCGATCCGCTGGGCGACGACCCCAAGGCCTTGAGCGCTTGGCTCAAGCGCTTCGACGCCGGCCCGCGCTGGAAGGCCGCCAGCCCGCCAGTGCCGGAACTCGACGCCTGGCTCGACTTTCTGCAGGGACGCCGCGCTGGCCCCGACCGCCACACGGCGCAGGTCTACCTGTTCGACCGCAAGTCACGACTGGTGTTGCGCACCGTCGACTATCCGACCACCGCCGAACTCACCCGCCTGCTGGGCGAGCTGGCGACCAGCGGCGCATGAATCGCATGCGCCCATCGACCACCCAAGTAGAAACCCGCGGCTTCCAATGCATTAAGTCACGGACCCGCCGTCGATTTCACCTGTTTTGGGTATTGACTGCTCTTCGGCCATCCACACCGCATTTGCAAACGGCCAAGCCAGATGACGTTTAACCCTGCCGATCAGAAAAACTATCGGCGTTACATGATTGATCCTTTTGGTCTATTGCGACCGTTCCACAAGCATGTGACATTTGGTCAACGGATGCTGCGCGAACAGGCTGATCACCATTACCTCCCGGTACCCACCGGATATTGGTGAACGGCCCGTTAATAAAACAGGGATGGCGCCAGCGATGATCGATTTCCTTTTGACATTGGACGTTTCCCATGAAAAGAGGCCATTGCTTGTTGTGTCAGGGACCCGCGTCGATCGATTTGGATCGGCTGCCGGATTTCATCTACACCTGCTGCGCCAACTGCAAGGACTTTCTCGTTCTGCGCGGTGCTGAAAAGCTGCTGTCGACCCGGCCGCTGTTTCGCTCCGAGTGCGAAAACAAGGCCAAGCGCGCGAACAGCCAGCGGCTGCTGGCGATCCTGCTCCAGAGGGAGCATGAGCAAAAAGCCTGCTCGCTGGTGCCCAAGATGGTGCCGCGCGCCGAAGCGCTTCCGCCCTTCAATGCCTGCAGCAGCCCGTTCCGCGCCAATCTCTGGCTCACCTGACGCATCGATCGCGACCGGCTTTATCGGCATGATTTACGCAGCCAGCGAAATGGCGCGGTCAAACGCGTGATGCCTGAATAAAGCATTTCGTCGCGAGTGGCCGGATTCCTAACGGTAAACACGCGCACCAGGCGCTCCTTGGTCGAATCCAGAAACAACGATTCTCCCGGTGGCCGGGGCCGGAAACCCATTTGTCGCAGGCAATGATTCACCTGGTAGATGCGCGCCCGATATTCGGCCTCCGGCAAGGTGTAGTAAATGGCCAGACTGATGGAGACATCGGCGCCTTTCTCGAACCGATGC
The nucleotide sequence above comes from Xylophilus sp. GOD-11R. Encoded proteins:
- a CDS encoding SCO family protein, whose amino-acid sequence is MTEPHVDLHLRRTLLGTAALLLGSGTGSVAQAHNVSGPVSPPLSVPARTLRMHDGRPLAASALLQGRITALQLMFTGCSAICPIQGALFAELDRRVSASPALAGDVQLLSLSIDPLGDDPKALSAWLKRFDAGPRWKAASPPVPELDAWLDFLQGRRAGPDRHTAQVYLFDRKSRLVLRTVDYPTTAELTRLLGELATSGA